The following proteins are co-located in the Dromiciops gliroides isolate mDroGli1 chromosome 2, mDroGli1.pri, whole genome shotgun sequence genome:
- the ZNF319 gene encoding zinc finger protein 319 has translation MSESWQQPPPPPPAPPQQPPPPPQQQQQQQQQQQQHHAEPPPALAEHSIPPSAAENPLGCAVYGILLQPDPNMQHHQHPPLQAPAEPSHKCGVCGHDLTHLSSPHEHQCLPGHDRSFQCTQCLKIFHQATDLLEHQCIQVEQKPFVCGVCKMGFSLLTSLAQHHNVHSGSVMKCSICEKTYKPPEAEPAQPATAPEPVEKPYSCSICQKPFKHLSELSRHERIHTGEKPYKCTLCDKSFSQSSHLVHHKRTHSSERPYKCTVCEKTFKHRSHLVRHMYAHSGEHLFKCPACELHFRESSELLQHACTPSGERPFRCGECQKAFRRPSDLRQHERTHSEERPFQCDLCQMSFKQQYALLRHRRTHKAPGTSPEPFKCALCEKGFAQPGHLVYHQHVHSLESIFKCGVCQKGFDQSSELLRHKCAQSAERPFKCTVCAKAYKRASALQKHQLAHCAEKPLRCTLCERRFFSSSEFVQHRCDPAREKPLKCPDCDKRFKYASDLQRHRRVHTGEKPYKCPSCDKAFKQREHLNKHHSVHAREQQYKCMWCGERFLDLGLLQEHTTQHTAEGAYQVAACLP, from the coding sequence ATGTCAGAAAGCTGGCAGCAGCCTCCACCTCCCCCGCCGGCCCCCCCACAGCAGCCCCCGCCTCccccgcagcagcagcagcagcagcagcagcagcagcagcagcaccatgCTGAGCCTCCGCCGGCCCTGGCCGAGCACTCGATCCCTCCAAGCGCAGCAGAGAATCCCTTGGGCTGCGCAGTCTACGGCATACTCCTACAGCCAGACCCTAACATGCAGCACCACCAGCACCCCCCCTTGCAGGCTCCCGCGGAGCCCTCCCACAAGTGTGGGGTGTGTGGCCACGATCTGACCCACCTGTCGAGCCCCCACGAGCACCAGTGCCTGCCCGGCCACGACCGATCCTTCCAGTGCACTCAGTGCCTGAAGATCTTCCACCAGGCCACGGACCTCCTGGAGCACCAGTGTATCCAGGTGGAGCAGAAGCCCTTCGTGTGTGGGGTGTGCAAGATGGGCTTCTCACTGCTGACGTCCCTGGCGCAGCACCACAATGTGCACAGCGGTAGCGTGATGAAGTGCTCCATCTGTGAGAAGACCTACAAGCCGCCCGAGGCGGAGCCGGCACAGCCGGCCACAGCGCCTGAGCCCGTGGAGAAGCCCTACAGCTGCTCCATCTGCCAGAAACCCTTCAAGCACCTGTCGGAGCTGTCGAGGCATGAGCGCATCCACACGGGCGAGAAGCCCTACAAGTGCACACTGTGTGACAAGAGCTTCAGCCAGTCCTCCCACCTGGTGCACCACAAGCGCACGCACAGCTCCGAGCGGCCTTACAAGTGCACCGTGTGCGAGAAGACCTTTAAGCACCGCTCCCACCTGGTGCGCCACATGTACGCACACTCAGGCGAGCACCTCTTCAAGTGCCCTGCCTGTGAACTGCACTTCCGGGAGTCCTCAGAGCTCCTGCAACACGCCTGCACGCCCAGCGGAGAGCGGCCCTTCCGCTGTGGCGAGTGCCAGAAGGCCTTTCGGCGGCCCTCGGACCTGCGGCAGCACGAGCGCACTCACAGTGAGGAGCGGCCCTTCCAGTGCGACCTGTGCCAGATGAGCTTCAAGCAGCAGTATGCGCTCTTGCGGCACCGGCGCACACATAAGGCCCCTGGTACCTCACCCGAACCCTTCAAATGTGCCCTGTGTGAGAAGGGCTTTGCTCAGCCTGGCCATCTGGTCTACCACCAGCACGTGCACAGCCTCGAAAGCATCTTCAAGTGCGGTGTCTGCCAGAAGGGCTTTGACCAGTCGTCAGAGCTGCTGCGGCACAAGTGTGCCCAGAGTGCCGAGCGCCCCTTCAAGTGTACTGTCTGCGCCAAGGCCTACAAGCGCGCCTCAGCCCTGCAGAAGCACCAGCTGGCCCACTGCGCCGAGAAGCCCCTGCGCTGCACACTCTGCGAGCGCCGCTTCTTCTCCTCCTCGGAGTTCGTGCAGCACCGCTGTGACCCAGCCCGAGAAAAGCCCCTCAAGTGCCCCGACTGTGACAAGCGCTTCAAGTACGCCTCGGACCTGCAGCGGCACCGGCGGGTGCACACGGGCGAGAAGCCCTACAAGTGCCCCTCCTGCGACAAGGCCTTCAAGCAGCGTGAGCACCTCAATAAGCACCACAGCGTGCACGCCCGAGAGCAGCAGTACAAGTGCATGTGGTGTGGGGAGCGCTTTCTGGACCTGGGCCTGCTGCAGGAGCACACCACCCAGCACACTGCTGAGGGGGCCTACCAGGTGGCCGCCTGTCTGCCCTGA